From Eptesicus fuscus isolate TK198812 chromosome 13, DD_ASM_mEF_20220401, whole genome shotgun sequence, the proteins below share one genomic window:
- the LOC129151205 gene encoding interferon lambda-3-like, which translates to MKPGWAVWCTLVLVLTATVLTRTGAVPAPTPPRTHLGARGCHMGQFKSLSPQEMKAFKRAKDALEESLLLKNWSCSSRPLPRTRDLRQLQVWERPVALEAELALTLKVLGALNNSTLGDILDQPLHTLHHIHSQLQACVPAQATAGPRPRGHLRQWLHRLREAGKKESQDCLEASVTFNLFRLLTRDLKCVAAGDLCA; encoded by the coding sequence ATGAAGCCGGGCTGGGCTGTGTGGTGCacgctggtgctggtgctgacgGCCACGGTGCTGACCAGGACAGGAGCAGTTCCTGCCCCTACGCCCCCCAGGACCCacctgggtgccaggggctgccaCATGGGCCAGTTCAAGTCTCTGTCCCCACAAGAGATGAAGGCCTTCAAGAGGGCCAAGGACGCCCTGGAAGAGTCGCTCCTGCTCAAGAACTGGAGCTGCAGCTCCCGCCCActccccaggacccgggaccTGAGGCAGCTGCAGGTGTGGGAGCGCCCCGTGGCCTTGGAGGCTGAGCTGGCCCTGACACTGAAGGTCCTGGGGGCCTTGAACAACTCGACCCTGGGGGACATCCTGGACCAGCCCCTTCACACGCTGCACCACATCCACTCCCAGCTTCAGGCCTGTGTCCCAGCTCAGGCCacagcaggccccaggccccggggccacCTCCGCCAGTGGCTGCATCGCCTCCGGGAGGCCGGGAAGAAGGAATCCCAGGACTGCCTTGAAGCCTCTGTCACATTCAACCTCTTCCGCCTCCTCACCCGTGACCTGAAATGTGTCGCTGCTGGAGACCTGTGTGCCTGA